A portion of the Prosthecobacter fusiformis genome contains these proteins:
- a CDS encoding substrate-binding domain-containing protein: protein MKTRRQFWLSILALAAGLTAGCEKAASPKVNSLQSWKVVLLSARGDRIFENGQRTALTRLMAQDPRFVLQVQDAGFSPETQLTQMKEAVAEKPFAILLDPLQPKPLKTEVAAAVNAGILVIGLGEKCLDLGCNTALIGDQRQLGSLAGDMTVRALLLKNQEMGLSEAVGRVIEIRGDEDSSLCQHRHEGFAAALKKAPGVILVHDAPGDWNVTGGRDRTFDALRLQQSFDVVYAHNDLMALGASMALSQKNLRDNVMVIGTDGFRGPEGGITLVSDGEIDATFYHPLLVDLAWVLVRKKREEPAFHPKARYELPLRSIQPKDLEDIRLNGLAAFPEL, encoded by the coding sequence ATGAAGACCCGCCGTCAATTTTGGTTGTCCATCCTGGCTCTTGCGGCCGGACTGACGGCTGGCTGTGAGAAGGCTGCTTCTCCCAAGGTGAATTCCCTGCAATCTTGGAAAGTGGTGCTTCTTTCTGCCCGGGGTGACCGCATTTTTGAAAACGGTCAGCGCACTGCCCTGACCCGCCTCATGGCCCAGGACCCACGCTTTGTCCTGCAAGTTCAGGATGCAGGCTTCAGCCCTGAAACCCAGCTCACCCAGATGAAAGAGGCTGTGGCGGAGAAGCCCTTTGCCATCCTGCTGGACCCTCTCCAGCCCAAGCCCTTGAAGACGGAAGTCGCAGCGGCAGTCAATGCCGGTATCCTGGTCATCGGTCTGGGCGAAAAATGCCTGGACCTGGGATGCAATACGGCCCTCATCGGTGATCAGCGCCAGCTTGGCAGCCTCGCCGGGGATATGACCGTGCGGGCTCTCCTGCTCAAGAACCAGGAAATGGGCTTGTCGGAGGCCGTCGGCCGGGTCATTGAAATCCGGGGTGATGAAGATAGCAGCCTCTGCCAGCATCGGCATGAGGGTTTTGCAGCCGCTTTAAAAAAGGCACCTGGAGTCATCCTGGTACACGATGCCCCGGGTGACTGGAATGTGACCGGTGGCCGTGACCGCACCTTCGACGCTCTGCGTCTTCAGCAGTCCTTTGATGTCGTCTATGCCCACAATGACCTCATGGCCCTGGGCGCGTCCATGGCTCTGTCCCAAAAGAACCTGCGGGACAATGTGATGGTCATCGGCACAGACGGTTTCCGCGGTCCTGAAGGCGGCATCACCCTGGTGAGTGATGGTGAAATCGACGCCACCTTTTATCACCCCCTGCTGGTGGATCTGGCCTGGGTGCTCGTACGCAAGAAACGTGAAGAGCCCGCCTTTCATCCCAAAGCCCGTTATGAACTGCCCCTGCGCAGCATTCAGCCCAAAGACTTAGAAGACATCCGGCTCAATGGTCTGGCTGCCTTTCCAGAACTATAA
- a CDS encoding PIN domain-containing protein: MVIVDSSIWIAAARRQGSLEAKVGLRGLLEVYEATLCSPVFLEVMGGAFKQERKEMAGLFSELLYVRVTEEDYMAAVRNNWKLRDAGITAPANDVLIATIAQRMECRVYAQDKHFEAMAPVLGYTLYEPGYGGSFRQDGG; encoded by the coding sequence ATGGTCATTGTGGACAGTTCCATCTGGATTGCAGCAGCCCGACGACAAGGAAGCCTGGAGGCAAAAGTTGGGTTGCGAGGGTTGCTGGAAGTATATGAGGCGACGCTTTGCTCTCCCGTTTTTTTGGAGGTGATGGGTGGTGCATTCAAGCAGGAGCGAAAGGAGATGGCGGGCCTTTTTTCCGAGCTTCTTTACGTCCGCGTCACCGAAGAGGATTACATGGCTGCCGTCCGCAACAACTGGAAGCTGCGCGATGCTGGCATCACGGCTCCGGCCAATGATGTGCTCATCGCCACCATCGCCCAGCGTATGGAGTGCCGGGTGTATGCGCAGGATAAGCACTTCGAGGCCATGGCTCCGGTGCTGGGATACACGCTGTATGAGCCGGGGTATGGCGGCAGCTTTCGGCAAGATGGAGGTTGA
- a CDS encoding FmdB family zinc ribbon protein: MPTYSYIAENPEESCPSCRRGFDLRRPMERAPLTHCPLCRKPVKKQISGFSTPKYTKPVSTSDAKSAGFTILEKRCDGSYERL; encoded by the coding sequence ATGCCCACGTATTCCTACATCGCGGAAAATCCTGAAGAGAGCTGCCCCTCGTGCAGACGCGGCTTTGACCTCCGCCGTCCGATGGAGCGTGCTCCGCTGACCCACTGCCCGCTATGCCGGAAGCCGGTGAAGAAGCAGATCAGTGGTTTTTCAACCCCTAAATACACTAAGCCCGTGTCCACATCGGACGCTAAAAGTGCGGGCTTCACCATCCTGGAAAAGCGGTGTGATGGTAGTTACGAACGGCTTTAA
- the rpsN gene encoding 30S ribosomal protein S14, with protein sequence MAKTAWLEREKRKQKTVNKYAKLRAELKANGDHQGLALLPRDASPTRLTNRCRVSGRRRAFMRRFQMSRLTFREMALAGLIPGVTKSSW encoded by the coding sequence ATGGCAAAAACAGCTTGGCTTGAGCGCGAGAAGCGCAAACAGAAGACCGTCAATAAGTACGCTAAACTCCGCGCGGAGTTGAAGGCGAATGGTGATCACCAGGGCCTGGCCCTGCTTCCCCGTGATGCCAGCCCGACCCGCCTGACCAATCGCTGCCGCGTTTCTGGTCGCCGTCGTGCTTTCATGCGCCGCTTCCAGATGTCCCGTCTGACTTTCCGTGAAATGGCCCTCGCTGGTCTGATTCCCGGAGTTACCAAGTCCAGCTGGTAA
- a CDS encoding zinc-dependent alcohol dehydrogenase, translating to MKSVIALHPGQIEILDTPTPTPGPYQALVKTECACVCNRTDSELLHGNFPGMEDKFPFALGHESVGIVIAVGEKVRHFTVGDRAVSGLNFDLQMEGVDSGWGGFGEYTLANDHEAMVADGVADEAHGWFEVYEIQTKVDADIPPEEAVLLCTWREVLGAFRDFHLQPGDDVLIYGAGPVGLSFVKLGRLFGLGWIGIVDRHPDKQAKALAFGADAVFTPGDKIERTKKLDAVIDAVGHPDILQQGLPLLRRGGSHCIYGVLSHPILHIDKSKADFNFNLFVHQWPTRRYEKESQPQLCQWIREGKLTSAEFITHRFPLDQIVEAFDEIARRKVIKALIQYPSA from the coding sequence ATGAAATCCGTCATCGCCCTGCATCCCGGCCAGATCGAAATCCTCGATACCCCCACGCCCACTCCCGGTCCTTATCAGGCCCTTGTTAAGACGGAATGCGCCTGTGTCTGCAACCGTACAGACAGCGAGCTGCTGCATGGCAACTTCCCCGGCATGGAAGACAAGTTCCCCTTTGCCCTCGGTCATGAAAGCGTGGGCATCGTCATCGCCGTGGGGGAAAAAGTACGCCATTTCACCGTCGGTGATCGCGCCGTTAGCGGCCTGAATTTTGATCTCCAGATGGAAGGCGTGGACTCCGGCTGGGGCGGCTTCGGCGAATACACCCTGGCCAATGACCACGAGGCCATGGTCGCCGATGGTGTGGCCGATGAAGCCCACGGCTGGTTTGAGGTCTATGAGATCCAGACCAAGGTGGATGCCGACATCCCGCCGGAGGAAGCCGTGCTCCTCTGCACCTGGCGCGAAGTCCTCGGGGCCTTTCGCGACTTCCACCTCCAGCCCGGTGATGACGTGCTCATCTACGGCGCAGGTCCCGTCGGCTTAAGCTTTGTCAAACTCGGCCGCCTTTTCGGCCTCGGCTGGATCGGCATCGTGGATCGCCATCCAGACAAACAAGCCAAGGCCCTCGCCTTCGGAGCCGATGCCGTTTTTACTCCCGGTGACAAGATTGAACGCACGAAAAAACTCGATGCCGTCATTGATGCCGTCGGTCATCCAGACATCCTCCAGCAGGGGCTTCCCCTGCTCCGTCGGGGTGGTTCCCACTGCATCTACGGCGTCCTCAGCCACCCCATCTTGCACATCGATAAATCCAAGGCCGATTTCAATTTTAACCTCTTCGTCCACCAATGGCCCACCCGCCGCTACGAAAAGGAAAGCCAGCCCCAGCTCTGCCAGTGGATCCGTGAAGGCAAACTCACCTCCGCAGAATTCATCACCCATCGCTTCCCCCTCGACCAAATCGTCGAAGCCTTCGATGAAATCGCCCGCCGCAAAGTCATCAAAGCCCTCATTCAGTATCCCAGCGCCTGA
- a CDS encoding PVC-type heme-binding CxxCH protein translates to MRFLILLAAVSFLLPAVAPAAEVTLHRWSGDLNVPDPVACTVDEKGRVYVAATTRRKVGDLDIREHTQWIPDDVSFTSVEAKRDFYHRELAPGKMRRPRGSLKDHNKDGSIDWKDLTVHTERIYQLRDTDGDGTADKMTVFAEGFNTEVTGIAAGVLYHDGWVYTTIAPDLWRLKDTDDDGVADIREVVAHGFGMHIAYAGHDMHGPRLGPDGRIYWSIGDKGVNVTDKAGKNWYYPHEGAVMRVEPDGSGFEVFAHGLRNVQEVAFDDFGNIFGVDNDADMPGEKERFVYITERSDSGWRCNHQYMKSDSRWMRENIWMPGAVQPLFITPPLANASNGPAGFLHEPGTALGERLRGHFILNQFPSGKMEAFTAKPVGAAFEMSKTRLVNSGIMGIGMSWAPDGTFYMADWVGGYPLDEKGAIWSVDEEKGKEHPLRKETQTLLTGGFTEKSLNDLQILLGHADQRVRVASQLELAKREEWKTLAKVAGDTKASLLARIHGVWGYGIGFRRGQTDDKPLHIILETETDPEVQSQIAKVLSDGKPGEDANTALITLLGSDSARVRFHAAIALGKLEVSAAGDALRLMAEKDAADAWLRHAVVTGLTGCVKAEQLASLTASESKNLRVAATLALSRQHSPLVAGYLEDADVAIVNEASRAIHDDIGVPEALPQLAAMLDETHSLEEPTLRRAINANLRLGQPENASRLIQYALADKPLSVEAFQSLLFFTAPPLLDRVDGVYRTYPARDTKAVADVMQPHVPAMLALTNPDLKAAGVELMINLALAVEAPALQQIIADKIAKPELRVGALKLMAAQHSADPAFAETVKQSADKSAPAELRMESLAQTFQHQSDLALAEASRVLEKGTLAEKQAAMKLLAGTKTKAASDFLDGWMQRLAAGKVETGLMLDVMEAAQAHESLVERVTTYQQARTSAPRDDLVEGGDAKNGKDIVTNHLGANCLACHTVEEKEGSQVGPILKTIGSQRTKADLLESLVNPVAKIAPGYGLVSVTLKDGSNLAGALYKEDKASITIRLADGTETKLARSQISMQTPPISMMPPMIGILTPREVRDVVAYLGSLKPKKSTSSKKKDEH, encoded by the coding sequence ATGCGTTTCCTGATTCTGCTCGCTGCCGTTTCCTTCCTCCTTCCTGCCGTTGCCCCGGCTGCGGAGGTCACTTTGCACCGCTGGTCAGGAGACCTCAATGTCCCAGACCCGGTAGCCTGTACCGTGGATGAAAAAGGCCGTGTTTACGTCGCCGCCACCACCCGCCGTAAGGTGGGGGATCTGGACATCCGCGAGCACACTCAGTGGATCCCGGACGATGTCAGCTTCACCAGTGTGGAGGCCAAGCGCGACTTTTATCACCGCGAGCTGGCCCCTGGGAAAATGCGCCGTCCCCGTGGCAGCCTGAAGGATCATAACAAGGATGGCTCGATTGATTGGAAAGACCTCACTGTACACACCGAGCGCATTTATCAGCTCCGGGATACCGATGGTGACGGCACTGCGGATAAGATGACGGTCTTCGCGGAAGGTTTTAATACTGAAGTCACCGGTATCGCCGCTGGCGTGCTTTATCACGATGGCTGGGTTTATACCACCATCGCGCCAGACCTCTGGCGGTTGAAGGATACCGATGATGACGGCGTGGCCGATATCCGGGAGGTCGTCGCCCACGGCTTCGGCATGCACATCGCCTACGCCGGCCACGACATGCACGGCCCGCGCCTAGGACCGGATGGCCGCATTTATTGGAGCATTGGGGACAAGGGCGTGAACGTCACCGACAAGGCAGGCAAGAACTGGTACTATCCCCATGAAGGTGCCGTCATGCGGGTGGAGCCTGATGGCAGCGGCTTTGAAGTCTTCGCCCATGGCCTGCGCAATGTTCAGGAAGTGGCTTTCGATGACTTTGGTAACATCTTCGGCGTGGACAACGATGCCGACATGCCGGGGGAAAAAGAGCGCTTTGTTTACATCACTGAGCGCAGTGACAGCGGCTGGCGCTGCAACCACCAGTACATGAAATCTGACAGCCGCTGGATGCGTGAAAACATCTGGATGCCGGGCGCTGTGCAGCCCCTTTTCATCACTCCACCTCTGGCCAATGCCTCCAACGGCCCCGCCGGATTTCTTCATGAACCCGGCACCGCTTTGGGCGAACGGCTGCGCGGTCACTTCATCCTCAATCAGTTCCCTTCCGGCAAGATGGAAGCCTTCACGGCCAAGCCCGTCGGCGCGGCTTTTGAGATGAGCAAGACCCGCCTGGTGAACAGCGGCATCATGGGCATCGGCATGAGCTGGGCTCCCGATGGCACCTTCTATATGGCGGATTGGGTAGGCGGTTATCCCCTAGATGAAAAAGGTGCCATCTGGTCCGTGGATGAAGAGAAGGGCAAGGAACATCCTCTGCGCAAAGAAACCCAGACTCTGCTCACAGGCGGCTTCACTGAAAAGAGCCTCAATGATTTGCAAATCTTGTTAGGCCATGCTGACCAGCGCGTACGCGTCGCCTCCCAGCTCGAACTGGCCAAGCGAGAAGAATGGAAAACTCTCGCCAAAGTCGCCGGAGATACCAAGGCATCACTTCTGGCACGCATTCACGGTGTGTGGGGATACGGCATCGGCTTCCGTCGCGGGCAGACGGATGACAAACCACTGCACATCATCCTGGAAACCGAGACCGATCCCGAAGTGCAGAGCCAGATCGCCAAAGTTCTCAGCGATGGCAAACCGGGCGAGGACGCGAATACCGCCCTGATTACCCTCCTGGGTTCGGATTCCGCCCGCGTGCGTTTTCACGCCGCCATCGCACTGGGTAAGCTGGAAGTGTCTGCTGCCGGTGATGCCCTCCGTCTCATGGCAGAAAAAGACGCGGCAGATGCCTGGTTGCGCCACGCCGTGGTCACGGGCCTAACCGGTTGCGTCAAAGCTGAACAGCTCGCTTCACTGACTGCTTCGGAATCTAAAAACCTACGTGTCGCCGCCACCCTCGCCCTCAGCCGCCAGCATTCACCCCTGGTCGCCGGTTATCTGGAGGATGCCGATGTGGCCATCGTCAATGAGGCCTCACGGGCCATTCACGATGACATCGGCGTGCCCGAGGCCCTGCCCCAGCTTGCCGCCATGTTGGATGAAACGCACTCCCTGGAAGAGCCCACTCTGCGCCGCGCCATCAATGCCAACCTCCGCCTCGGCCAGCCAGAAAATGCCTCCCGGCTGATCCAATATGCCCTGGCGGACAAACCCCTGTCCGTCGAAGCCTTCCAATCCCTCCTGTTTTTCACCGCCCCTCCGCTGCTCGACCGGGTGGATGGCGTTTATCGCACCTACCCCGCCCGGGATACAAAAGCAGTGGCCGATGTCATGCAGCCTCATGTGCCGGCCATGCTGGCTCTGACCAATCCAGATCTCAAAGCTGCCGGGGTCGAGCTCATGATCAATCTGGCGTTGGCTGTAGAAGCCCCTGCCCTCCAGCAGATCATTGCGGATAAAATCGCCAAGCCTGAACTCCGTGTCGGTGCCCTGAAACTAATGGCCGCCCAGCATTCCGCCGATCCTGCCTTTGCGGAAACGGTGAAACAGTCCGCAGACAAATCTGCTCCTGCGGAACTCCGCATGGAATCCCTAGCTCAGACTTTCCAGCATCAGAGTGACCTCGCCCTGGCCGAGGCCTCCCGCGTACTGGAGAAAGGCACCCTGGCGGAAAAACAAGCCGCGATGAAACTGCTGGCTGGCACTAAAACCAAGGCCGCCAGCGATTTCCTGGATGGCTGGATGCAGCGCCTCGCCGCAGGCAAAGTGGAGACTGGTCTCATGCTGGATGTCATGGAAGCCGCCCAGGCCCATGAGTCCCTCGTCGAGCGTGTCACCACCTATCAGCAGGCCCGCACCAGCGCTCCCAGGGATGATCTGGTGGAAGGCGGCGATGCAAAGAATGGCAAGGACATCGTGACCAATCACCTGGGTGCCAACTGCCTAGCCTGCCACACCGTGGAAGAAAAAGAGGGCAGCCAGGTGGGTCCTATCCTGAAAACCATCGGCAGCCAGCGCACCAAGGCCGACCTCCTGGAATCCCTCGTCAATCCCGTGGCGAAGATCGCTCCCGGTTATGGCCTGGTTTCTGTCACCCTCAAGGACGGCAGCAATCTGGCAGGCGCTTTGTATAAAGAAGACAAGGCCAGCATTACCATCCGCCTGGCCGATGGCACCGAAACCAAGCTGGCCCGCAGCCAGATCTCCATGCAGACGCCACCTATCTCCATGATGCCGCCAATGATAGGTATCCTCACTCCTCGTGAGGTACGAGACGTCGTCGCCTACCTGGGGAGCCTCAAACCCAAAAAATCCACCTCCAGCAAGAAGAAGGATGAGCATTAA
- a CDS encoding SixA phosphatase family protein yields MKYLTVIRHAKSSWAQPGRADHDRPLNERGLSAAGAVASFLHRTYFGGGESQALIPPPDRLMTSTAARALATAKIMQEVMGMTTESLILDSTLYLAEAPKVLNAVRQLDENWRHVVFFGHNPGLHDFAERILARAHVPKMPTCTAVLLALPHAFWGLADWGEAQLIGYVTPKALERRFPELYAGISRTDGED; encoded by the coding sequence ATGAAGTATCTCACTGTTATCCGTCATGCCAAATCTAGCTGGGCACAGCCTGGGCGGGCGGATCATGACCGGCCTTTGAATGAACGGGGGCTGAGCGCTGCTGGAGCGGTGGCTTCGTTTCTACACCGCACCTACTTTGGTGGGGGGGAGAGCCAGGCGTTGATCCCGCCTCCGGACCGGTTGATGACGAGTACAGCGGCACGAGCGCTGGCGACGGCGAAGATCATGCAGGAGGTGATGGGGATGACTACGGAATCCCTCATCCTGGATTCGACGCTGTATCTGGCAGAGGCTCCGAAAGTGCTCAATGCGGTGAGGCAGCTCGATGAGAACTGGAGGCATGTGGTGTTTTTTGGCCACAATCCGGGGCTGCACGACTTTGCGGAGCGCATCCTGGCGCGGGCGCATGTACCTAAAATGCCGACTTGCACGGCGGTGCTATTGGCGCTGCCGCATGCCTTTTGGGGGCTGGCGGACTGGGGCGAGGCGCAATTGATCGGCTACGTAACGCCAAAGGCACTGGAGCGCCGTTTCCCGGAGCTATATGCTGGGATCTCCCGCACAGATGGCGAGGATTAA
- a CDS encoding putative ABC transporter permease subunit has product MSSASATLLLARIHGQMLRHRISHGLASNRLLILTIGSFLGLYCVAAYVLVSRGLEFVNRMPLFGPLLLERLIYLLFFFFFVMLVLSNATITGMGMFRRKDMDWQVALPLPYRSLVLWKTLEGMALASWGLLVLSAPILVALGGLYHAGPAFYFFGAPALLCLVTISANLSSWLLLLLVRHAKQWWWKPVALLGLWLLGSTLVSFFTARDPMQDHKGGSDIVSSLHGVLQHTEICMHPLLPSSWVAEVIIASGRGLHEQAAFFGSALLANALFALTLTVGIGGRLFYPAWNRVMAAVPMARQQAASEAWFNHPDKTARPSLMRRVWGLSRPEHASILKDIRTFIREPTQWGQSLLIFGLLLMYTTNLRQLGYDLQSPFWIIVISHLNLLVCCLALSTLTTRFIFPQFSLEGQRMWIIGLSPLSLQRVLSLKLRLSGGVMALLTTALVFTSSLSLALPWQRTVFFCAAVLMLSYGLNALALSLGALLPNFREPNPARIISGFGGTLCLISSFLYILFSATALALPEALRWKAQAAGLFQSPRSILFQDLSALAAVLVLSLIFGAAPYWLAKKRTKSLDYLKEL; this is encoded by the coding sequence ATGTCATCCGCCTCAGCCACGCTCCTCCTGGCCCGTATTCATGGGCAGATGCTCCGGCATCGGATCAGTCATGGGCTGGCTTCAAACCGGCTGCTCATTCTTACCATTGGCAGTTTCCTGGGCTTATACTGCGTGGCGGCTTATGTGCTGGTTTCACGCGGTTTGGAATTCGTCAACCGCATGCCGTTGTTCGGCCCGCTGCTGCTGGAGCGGTTGATTTACCTGCTGTTCTTTTTCTTCTTTGTCATGCTGGTGCTCTCGAATGCCACCATCACCGGCATGGGTATGTTTCGCCGCAAGGATATGGACTGGCAGGTGGCGTTGCCGCTGCCATATCGCAGTCTGGTATTGTGGAAAACTCTGGAGGGAATGGCCCTGGCCAGTTGGGGGCTGCTGGTGCTGAGTGCTCCTATTCTGGTGGCATTGGGAGGATTGTATCATGCCGGACCGGCTTTTTACTTTTTTGGTGCTCCCGCACTTCTGTGCCTGGTCACCATCTCGGCCAATCTCTCCTCCTGGCTTCTCCTTCTGCTGGTCCGCCATGCCAAGCAATGGTGGTGGAAGCCGGTGGCTCTGCTGGGCCTATGGCTGCTGGGCAGTACACTGGTTAGTTTCTTTACTGCTCGTGATCCCATGCAGGATCATAAAGGCGGTAGCGACATCGTCTCCAGTCTCCATGGGGTGCTCCAGCATACGGAAATCTGCATGCATCCGCTGCTGCCCAGCTCCTGGGTGGCGGAGGTCATCATTGCCTCCGGCCGGGGGCTGCATGAGCAGGCTGCATTTTTTGGATCTGCGTTGCTGGCCAATGCCCTCTTTGCCCTGACGCTCACCGTGGGCATCGGCGGGCGGCTTTTCTACCCTGCGTGGAACCGGGTCATGGCTGCCGTCCCCATGGCGCGGCAGCAGGCCGCCTCCGAAGCCTGGTTCAATCACCCGGATAAAACAGCCCGCCCCAGCCTGATGCGGCGCGTCTGGGGGCTGAGTCGGCCCGAGCACGCTTCCATCCTCAAAGACATCCGTACTTTCATCCGCGAGCCTACCCAGTGGGGGCAGAGCCTGCTCATCTTTGGGCTGTTGCTGATGTATACGACGAATCTGCGCCAGCTAGGCTATGACCTGCAAAGCCCGTTTTGGATCATCGTCATCAGCCACCTCAACCTCCTAGTATGCTGCTTGGCGCTGTCCACCCTCACTACCCGTTTCATCTTCCCACAGTTCAGCCTGGAAGGGCAGCGGATGTGGATCATCGGGCTTTCACCCCTGTCTTTGCAGCGCGTGCTCAGCCTGAAACTCCGCCTCAGCGGGGGAGTGATGGCGCTGCTGACCACCGCCCTCGTCTTCACCTCCAGCCTCTCGCTCGCCTTACCCTGGCAGCGCACCGTGTTCTTCTGCGCGGCGGTGCTCATGCTTAGCTATGGACTGAATGCCCTGGCTTTGTCCCTGGGAGCCCTGCTGCCCAATTTCCGCGAGCCGAATCCTGCCCGCATCATCTCCGGCTTTGGGGGTACTCTTTGCCTCATTAGCAGCTTTCTTTACATCCTATTCAGCGCCACCGCCCTGGCTTTACCTGAGGCCCTGCGCTGGAAAGCCCAGGCCGCGGGCCTTTTCCAATCCCCCCGCAGCATCCTGTTTCAAGACCTCTCCGCTTTGGCGGCGGTACTCGTCCTCTCCCTCATCTTCGGTGCAGCCCCCTACTGGCTGGCCAAAAAACGCACGAAAAGCCTAGATTATTTAAAAGAGCTGTAA
- a CDS encoding LptF/LptG family permease yields the protein MVVRIFDRYLGKQVLSATLMGVLLLSGVMVLGNVYKKLDELLGDTQLPLGFILEFIALIIPFSLIFTIPWAFLTGILLVFGRLSADNELVSLRMTGWSMARICAAVFVLAFAFSSVCYWVNVSVSPMAKDRIKRMFFEVAMENPAALFQEGRVLDKVPGFRIYTGKRDGNILKDVEIIEMEDRLAQRVIHARRAVLEMKPGELDFVMHLEGAEIESITYTDEKAVDKVEFVNAESTAIVFPLSRLKADTVKVNASMKATSMLWEEVSSHQDGVTGKAMDAKDHSRSLTELSKRYSFSLACITFALVGIPLGVTAQRRETSSGFALSLITATVYLVFIILGDTLNSQPSALPHLIMWLPNVLFLGIGGFLFYRLSRR from the coding sequence ATGGTGGTGCGAATTTTTGACCGTTATCTGGGCAAGCAGGTTCTCTCGGCGACGCTGATGGGCGTCCTGCTGCTCAGTGGCGTGATGGTGCTTGGGAACGTATACAAGAAGCTGGATGAACTGCTGGGGGATACCCAGTTACCCCTGGGATTCATCCTGGAGTTCATCGCTCTGATCATTCCGTTTTCCCTCATCTTTACTATACCCTGGGCTTTCCTCACCGGTATCCTCCTGGTATTCGGGCGCTTGTCAGCGGATAACGAACTCGTCTCCCTGAGGATGACCGGCTGGTCCATGGCGCGTATATGCGCGGCCGTATTCGTCCTGGCCTTTGCCTTTTCCAGTGTCTGCTACTGGGTGAATGTATCCGTATCCCCCATGGCCAAGGACCGCATCAAGCGCATGTTCTTTGAAGTGGCCATGGAAAATCCGGCCGCCCTTTTCCAGGAAGGCCGTGTATTAGACAAGGTCCCCGGCTTCCGCATCTATACAGGCAAGCGTGATGGCAATATCTTAAAGGATGTCGAAATCATCGAGATGGAAGACCGGCTGGCCCAGCGCGTCATCCACGCCCGCCGTGCCGTCCTGGAGATGAAACCTGGGGAGCTGGACTTTGTCATGCACCTGGAAGGGGCCGAGATCGAAAGCATCACCTACACGGATGAAAAGGCAGTGGATAAGGTGGAATTCGTCAATGCGGAGAGTACGGCCATCGTCTTCCCCCTGTCGCGATTAAAGGCGGATACCGTCAAGGTGAATGCCAGTATGAAAGCCACCAGCATGCTATGGGAAGAAGTGAGCAGTCATCAAGACGGCGTCACTGGCAAAGCCATGGATGCCAAGGACCACAGCCGCTCCCTGACGGAGCTCAGCAAGCGGTATAGCTTTTCGCTGGCCTGCATTACCTTCGCTCTCGTGGGCATACCTTTGGGAGTCACCGCGCAGCGCCGTGAAACTTCCAGCGGCTTTGCCCTCAGCCTCATCACGGCCACCGTTTACCTCGTCTTCATCATTTTGGGAGATACCCTCAACAGCCAGCCTTCGGCGCTGCCGCATCTCATTATGTGGCTGCCCAACGTGCTTTTCCTGGGCATCGGCGGCTTTTTGTTTTACCGCCTCAGCCGCCGCTGA
- a CDS encoding type II toxin-antitoxin system VapB family antitoxin: MRITVEIEDETIQRVMELTGEKNKSPAIAKAVEHYVKRMRAKEFGQKLMEGYFDYPMTNDELEALGVD, from the coding sequence ATGAGAATCACAGTCGAAATTGAAGATGAGACCATTCAGCGGGTAATGGAATTGACTGGAGAAAAAAACAAGAGTCCTGCCATCGCTAAGGCTGTCGAGCATTATGTGAAACGGATGCGTGCGAAGGAGTTCGGGCAAAAGCTGATGGAAGGTTATTTTGATTATCCCATGACCAATGATGAACTTGAAGCCCTGGGGGTGGATTGA